The region TGGCCCAGGGCGTATCGCCGGCACATTTGCGCAGGCCGTGGCCGGCTTGCCGGGCTCATGCCTGCACGCCGTGTGGGCGCGTGATCTGGCCAAAGCCCAGGCCTTTGCCGAGCAATGGTCGGTGCCAAACACGGAGGTTGTGCGGGCCAGCAACGAGCTCGACGCGTTCTTGGCCGACCCCGCAGTGGACGGCGTCTACATCGCCACCCCTCATGCCCAACACGGCGAATTCATCGCGGCCAGCCTGGCCGCCGGCAAGCCGGTGCTGTGCGAGAAGCCGCTGGTGCCCAATCTGGCGCAGGGCCAGACCCTGGTGGCCTTGGCGCAGCAGCGTCAGTGCTTTTTGATGGAGGCGGTGTGGACGCGCTTTCTGCCGGTTTACGCCCAGGTCGGCGAGTGGCTGCGGGCACAGCGCATCGGGCCTGTTCGCGCCATGCAGTCGAGCTTTTGCTTTTCAATTCCGTTTGACGAAAGCAATCGCTGCTTTGCCCCGGCACTGGCCGGCGGCGCCTTGCTGGACATCGGCATTTACAACCTCACCATGACCCGCTGGGTCATGCAGCAAGCCTTGGGCGAGTGCCCCGCGCCCCTGAGCATCCAGGCCCAGGGCGTGCTGGCCCCCAGCGGGGTTGACCAGCGCCTGGCGGCCACGCTGCAGTTTCCGGGCGGTGTGAGCTCGCAATTCGTTTGCGCCTTTGATAGCCAGGCGGAAAACGCCCTGCACATCTACGGCGAGCGCGGGCGGATCAGCGTCAGCGCGCCCTTCTGGGGCGCTAGCGAAGCGACCTTGGTGCTGGGTGATGCCGCGCCCTTGCGCGTGCAATTGCCGCCCGCCATCAATGGCTTTGAAGGCGAGATCGAAGAGGCCCAGCGCTGCATTCGCGCCGGCCTGATCGAAAGCCCGCACATCAGCCATGCCGACAGCTTGGCCACGCTGGCTTGGATGGACGAGATCCGCCGCCAACTGGGCGTGCGTTACCCCTTCGAATGAGTGAACCGGCGTGCGGGCGCTTAGCCGCGCAGCGCCAAGTCCAGCACCGTGCCGGCAAACACCGCCAGGCCCAGCCAGTGGTTTTCGCGGAAGGCCTTGAAGCAGCCCTCGCGGCTGCGATCCTTGATCAGGGTGTAGTGCCAGACCACTTGGGCCGCCGCCACCGCGATGCCCAGCAGGAAGTAGCGGCCTAGGCCGAGGCGCAGGCCCAAGGCCGTCCAGGCGCCGAGGTAGATGGCGTAGAAGGCCATCACACCGATCACGTCAAAGCGGCCCAGCGTCAAGGCCGAGGTCTTGATGCCGATGCGGATATCGTCATCCCGGTCCACCATCGCGTATTCGGTGTCGTAGGCCAGCACCCAGAACAAATTGGCCAGCAGCAGGCCCCAGGCCGAGAGCGGCACGGCGGCTTGAACCGCGGCCCAGCTCCACTCACTGCCGCCCAAGGCAGCCGAGAAGGCCATCGGAATGCCGAAGCTGAAGGCCACACCTAAAACCGCCTGCGGCATATTGACCACCCGCTTGGCATAGGGGTAGAGCAGGGTTACCGCCAGCGCGGCGAAGCTGAGCAAGATCGTCGGCGCATTGGTGCTGAGCACCAGGCCGAAGGACAGCAGCGCCAAACCGGCGCCTAGCAGCAAGGCTTCCTTGACGCCCAGCGCGCCGCTGGTGACGGGACGGTTGGCGGTGCGTTTGACATGCTTGTCGAACTCGCGATCCGCCACATCGTTGACGCAGCAGCCGGCCGAGCGCATCAGCACCGTGCCCAGGGTGAACACCAGCAGCAAATGCCAGCCCGGCCAGCCGTCCGCCGCGATCCACAAAGCGGCCAGGGTGGGCCACAAGAGCAGCAACCAACCGGCAGGGCGATCCCAGCGGATCAGCTGCAGGTAGAGGCTCAGGCGGGTGGGCGGGGTAGAAGGCGAGGGAGAAGAAGCAGTGCTCATGGGCGTGATTGTCGCGCCCGGATTTCGTGCTTCAGCCACTCCCGCACCCGGTGTTGGAAATTGCCCTCGTCACCCTGATGCCTAAGCGGGCACGGAAGTGAAAAAGGCTGCGGGCATACCCCTGCGCCGGGGCGGCTGGCCGCTCCTATCATGGGGCACATCCATCTCGGGAGCGGCCCTCATGTTTACCGAACGCGTCAACAGTCTTCTGGCCGAAATTCGTCAGCATGACGATGCTCGCTATCAGCTCGTCAAGGCTTTGCGCGAGATGGTGCTGGGTCTGGGCAAGGGCTTGAGCGAGGAGTTCAAGTTCGGCGGCATTCACTTCAGCGCCGGCCAACCGGCCCAGGTGTTCTGCGGCCTGACCTCATGCGCCAAGC is a window of Paucibacter sp. KCTC 42545 DNA encoding:
- a CDS encoding Gfo/Idh/MocA family protein; the protein is MSRFRWGLVGPGRIAGTFAQAVAGLPGSCLHAVWARDLAKAQAFAEQWSVPNTEVVRASNELDAFLADPAVDGVYIATPHAQHGEFIAASLAAGKPVLCEKPLVPNLAQGQTLVALAQQRQCFLMEAVWTRFLPVYAQVGEWLRAQRIGPVRAMQSSFCFSIPFDESNRCFAPALAGGALLDIGIYNLTMTRWVMQQALGECPAPLSIQAQGVLAPSGVDQRLAATLQFPGGVSSQFVCAFDSQAENALHIYGERGRISVSAPFWGASEATLVLGDAAPLRVQLPPAINGFEGEIEEAQRCIRAGLIESPHISHADSLATLAWMDEIRRQLGVRYPFE
- the ubiA gene encoding 4-hydroxybenzoate octaprenyltransferase, with the translated sequence MSTASSPSPSTPPTRLSLYLQLIRWDRPAGWLLLLWPTLAALWIAADGWPGWHLLLVFTLGTVLMRSAGCCVNDVADREFDKHVKRTANRPVTSGALGVKEALLLGAGLALLSFGLVLSTNAPTILLSFAALAVTLLYPYAKRVVNMPQAVLGVAFSFGIPMAFSAALGGSEWSWAAVQAAVPLSAWGLLLANLFWVLAYDTEYAMVDRDDDIRIGIKTSALTLGRFDVIGVMAFYAIYLGAWTALGLRLGLGRYFLLGIAVAAAQVVWHYTLIKDRSREGCFKAFRENHWLGLAVFAGTVLDLALRG
- a CDS encoding DUF1801 domain-containing protein translates to MFTERVNSLLAEIRQHDDARYQLVKALREMVLGLGKGLSEEFKFGGIHFSAGQPAQVFCGLTSCAKHVELDFDHGAALADPFGHLEGTGPQRRHIKLASLDEVADKHVLDYLKLALQEASTKHHKPFKKHH